The window CGTATGTCATCGGGTGTATGCTTCAAATTCCTTCAATTTATTACGATTTTCGACCAAACTTTAAAATATAAAAAACCTCCAACAAATTTGTTGGAGGTTTTCGTCTTAATATCTAGGAATCTAATAAGGTGCAACTGACATTGACAGTTAAGGTTTGGCCACCGCCTCTGTATACTCCCTGAAGTGGGCTTACATCGTCGTAATCACGGCCTGTGCCGATTCTGACGTGATTTTCTAATGCTTCTACATTGTTTGTCGGATCAAGTCCACACCATCCGATTCCAGGTACAATCACTTCTACCCACGCGTGAGTGGCTGAATCTCCTACTAGTGCTGAATCTTCACCTACATAAAGATACCCACTGACATACCGGCATGGGACCAAGTTCGCTCGCAAAATCCCTAGCATGACGTGAGCAAAATCTTGACACACTCCTGCTTGATTATTGATGGAATCCTTTGCTTGGGTTTTCACGTCTGACGCCTCAGTATCATATACGTAGTTTTCATGGATATATTTCATGACATCTAAAGAATATTGGATCGGGTTTGTATTTTCCCCAATAATTTGATTGATTGCTTCCACCTGTTCTTTATTGATGAACGTATAATTCGTCTGATTCAAATAAGCTAAATAATGTTGGTGGAACAATTCAGAATGATAAATATTCCTCATTTCTGGGGAATACTCCATCCGGTGAATGAATGGGCTTTTT of the Halalkalibacillus sediminis genome contains:
- a CDS encoding transglutaminase family protein yields the protein MKYQIEHINKFHYDTPVDQSLNHIRLKPRTDECQRLLSYRTEINPTAVTREHVDLWGNTVEKFFIPEIHENLEVKTTSIVSIQKSPFIHRMEYSPEMRNIYHSELFHQHYLAYLNQTNYTFINKEQVEAINQIIGENTNPIQYSLDVMKYIHENYVYDTEASDVKTQAKDSINNQAGVCQDFAHVMLGILRANLVPCRYVSGYLYVGEDSALVGDSATHAWVEVIVPGIGWCGLDPTNNVEALENHVRIGTGRDYDDVSPLQGVYRGGGQTLTVNVSCTLLDS